The following is a genomic window from bacterium.
TCCATGCCTAGCCTCTCCAGCCCGGAGAAGCGGGCAGTGGCCGATCCGGAGGTTCCGCGTCAGAGGTGGATTCCCGGTCGATACTCAAAGTTTCAAGCCTCTCAAAAAGTCCCTGAAAGCAGGGCCCAAATCGTCCCTCGAAAGCGCAAACTCGACCGTCGCCTGCAGAAAGCCGAGCTTGCTTCCGGCGTCATAGCGCTTGCCCTCGAAGGCGTAGGCGTAGATCGGCTTCTCCTGCAGAAGCAGCCGAAGGCCATCGGTCAACTGTATCTCGCCCTTCGCGTCCGGCGTCACTTTTTCGAGGGCGGGAAAAATCCCCGGGTCGAGCACATAGCGGCCGATGATGGCCATGTCCGAGGGCGCCTCCTCGGGGGAGGGTTTTTCGACCATGCCGCGGAGCAATATGACGCCCTCCTCCGGGGCGGGCGCATCGGCGGGAATGATGATGCCGTACTTGGAGACATCCTCCCTCGGCACCTGCATTACCGCCAGCGTGGACGCCCCGTACCGCTCGTAGACCTCGCAGAGCTGCCGCACGGCCGGCTTTTCCGCCCGAATGATATCGTCGCTCAGAAAAACGACGAACGGCTCATCCCCCACCACTTCCTTGGCGCAAAGAACGGCGTGTCCCAGGCCCAGAGGCTGCTTCTGGCGGATGGATACGATACG
Proteins encoded in this region:
- a CDS encoding UTP--glucose-1-phosphate uridylyltransferase, which produces RIVSIRQKQPLGLGHAVLCAKEVVGDEPFVVFLSDDIIRAEKPAVRQLCEVYERYGASTLAVMQVPREDVSKYGIIIPADAPAPEEGVILLRGMVEKPSPEEAPSDMAIIGRYVLDPGIFPALEKVTPDAKGEIQLTDGLRLLLQEKPIYAYAFEGKRYDAGSKLGFLQATVEFALSRDDLGPAFRDFLRGLKL